A portion of the Haemorhous mexicanus isolate bHaeMex1 chromosome 3, bHaeMex1.pri, whole genome shotgun sequence genome contains these proteins:
- the RRM2 gene encoding ribonucleoside-diphosphate reductase subunit M2, which produces MLSARAPLAARHDQPQVSPKKNQSPMKGLSPMKGLALSNKENTPPTLSSARVLASKTARRIFQEGDSNPVPRGVEEEEPLLRENPRRFVIFPIQYHDIWQMYKKAEASFWTAEEVDLSKDLQHWESLKPEEKYFISHVLAFFAASDGIVNENLVERFSQEVQITEARCFYGFQIAMENIHSEMYSLLIDTYIKDSKEREFLFNAIETLPCVKKKADWAMCWIGDKKATYGERVVAFAAVEGIFFSGSFASIFWLKKRGLMPGLTFSNELISRDEGLHCDFACLMFKHLIHKPSEERVREIIMNAVLIEQEFLTEALPVKLIGMNCTLMKQYIEFVADRLMLELGFNKIYKAENPFDFMENISLEGKTNFFEKRVGEYQRMGVMSKPTDNSFTLDAEF; this is translated from the exons ATGCTGTCCGCCCGCGCCCCGCTCGCCGCCCGCCACGACCAGCCCCAGGTGTCGCCTAAGAAGAACCAGTCTCCTATGAAGGGTCTGTCGCCCATGAAAGGCTTGGCACTGAGCAACAAGGAGAACACG CCCCCCACGCTCAGCAGCGCCCGTGTGCTGGCCAGCAAGACGGCCCGCAGGATCTTCCAGGAGGGGGACAGCAATCCG GTGCCGCGGGgcgtggaggaggaggagccgcTGCTGCGGGAGAACCCCCGCCGGTTCGTCATCTTCCCCATCCAGTACCACGACATCTGGCAGATGTACAAGAAGGCCGAGGCCTCCTTCTGGACGGCGGAGGAG GTGGACCTTTCCAAAGACCTCCAGCACTGGGAGTCCCTGAAGCCTGAGGAGAAGTACTTCATTTCTCATGTCCTCGCCTTCTTTGCTGCCAGTGATGGCATTGTCAACGAGAACTTG GTGGAGCGGTTCAGTCAAGAAGTACAAATCACAGAAGCTCGTTGTTTCTATGGCTTCCAGATTGCCATGGAAAATATACATTCAGAAATGTACAGTCTTCTCATTGACACCTACATTAAGGATTCTAAGGAGAG GGAATTTCTTTTCAATGCTATTGAAACGTTGCCATGTGTTAAAAAGAAGGCAGATTGGGCCATGTGCTGGATTGGGGACAAGAAAGCAACATATG GCGAACGTGTAGTGGCCTTTGCAGCTGTGGAAGGAATCTTCTTTTCTGGCTCTTTTGCATCAATTTTTTGGCTGAAGAAAAGAGGATTAATGCCTGGACTCACTTTTTCTAATGAACTCATCAGTAGAGATGAG GGTTTGCACTGTGATTTTGCCTGCCTCATGTTCAAGCACTTGATACACAAGCCATCAGAGGAGAGAGTAAGGGAAATCATCATGAATGCTGTTCTCATAGAACAG GAGTTCTTGACAGAGGCACTGCCTGTGAAGCTGATTGGCATGAACTGCACTTTAATGAAACAGTACATCGAGTTTGTGGCAGACCGGCTTATGTTGGAACTGGGATTTAACAAG ATATACAAAGCAGAGAATCCTTTTGACTTCATGGAAAACATCTCTCTGGAAGGCAAGACCAATTTCTTTGAGAAGCGAGTAGGTGAATATCAGAGGATGGGAGTCATGTCCAAGCCCACAGACAACTCTTTCACCCTGGATGCAGAGTTCTGA